The following coding sequences lie in one Peribacillus frigoritolerans genomic window:
- a CDS encoding SE1561 family protein has translation MGKSITGKNEQLTYLKERLTMFMEVLDHIEPENTELEDIDRLIGMLDDLEGKVEQFKTRED, from the coding sequence ATGGGAAAATCCATTACAGGTAAAAACGAACAATTAACATACTTAAAAGAACGCCTCACGATGTTCATGGAAGTTCTTGATCATATCGAACCGGAAAATACGGAGTTGGAAGATATAGACCGTTTAATCGGCATGTTAGATGATTTGGAAGGCAAAGTGGAACAATTCAAAACCCGCGAAGACTAA
- a CDS encoding YfkD famly protein yields MRRTILITMIALIAFIQANVSFAADIPEGKANPNMVNIPPSVLNIAKENTYPNPTQDLPMLQPSKLAEQLIDSTDIKIENPELIHMLNESAIAKAPLAFGYRATIYLGHWALNYESSETAPNWEYQKINTNYYDNRGGEVPYKIRYVQESQKAVSGGLTAKIPKAEDVQKMMLLKATEKTNLPLAFETIIGAGTKKDEVYNIASNRIGYLSSYASAVNEKGKVTYGEVYLNLKGSKRTITIKNITSQGIGAWIPVQDHVSFSFTVSQQPR; encoded by the coding sequence ATGAGAAGAACTATTCTTATTACGATGATTGCCCTAATTGCCTTCATTCAGGCGAATGTAAGTTTTGCAGCTGATATTCCAGAAGGCAAAGCAAATCCGAATATGGTGAATATCCCACCTTCCGTTTTGAATATTGCAAAGGAGAATACGTATCCGAACCCAACCCAGGATCTTCCGATGCTGCAGCCGAGTAAGCTGGCCGAACAATTGATCGATTCAACGGATATCAAGATTGAAAATCCAGAACTCATCCATATGTTGAATGAATCGGCAATTGCAAAAGCTCCGCTTGCTTTTGGTTACAGGGCAACGATTTACCTTGGCCATTGGGCATTGAATTATGAGTCTTCGGAAACGGCGCCAAACTGGGAATACCAAAAAATCAATACGAATTACTACGATAATCGCGGCGGTGAGGTTCCATACAAGATCCGTTATGTCCAGGAAAGTCAGAAGGCAGTGAGTGGCGGTCTCACAGCAAAAATCCCTAAGGCAGAGGATGTTCAAAAGATGATGCTGTTAAAAGCCACTGAGAAAACGAATTTGCCATTGGCTTTTGAAACGATCATCGGAGCTGGTACGAAAAAAGATGAAGTATACAATATTGCTTCTAATAGGATAGGTTACTTATCCAGTTATGCTTCCGCCGTCAATGAAAAAGGGAAGGTCACATATGGGGAAGTGTATTTGAACTTAAAAGGAAGTAAAAGAACCATTACGATAAAGAACATCACTTCACAAGGCATCGGTGCATGGATACCGGTTCAGGACCATGTTTCCTTCAGCTTTACAGTCTCGCAGCAACCCAGGTAA
- the cax gene encoding calcium/proton exchanger: MVNKIFLGLVLLGVPISVIGSLLHWPSVIMFIVYCLTIVALAGFMGRATESLAIVMGPRIGGLLNATFGNAVELIISIFSLKAGLVGVVLASLTGSVLGNLLLVAGLSFFVGGTKYKRQKFNVFDARHNAGLLIFAVIVAFVIPEVFTQDMSESRTMSLSVGISIILILLYLAALFFKLVTHRGVYQHTEKPEEHEEEVPEWSKKKAIIILAVATLAVAYVSEKLVHTFSEVGETFGWSELFIGVIIVAIVGNAAEHASAVIMAYKNKMDVAVEIAVGSTLQVAMFVAPVLVLISLMYPTHMPLVFTMPELISMVTAVFLMIMISNDGETNWFEGLTLLAAYFIMGIGFYLL; the protein is encoded by the coding sequence ATCGTGAATAAAATATTTTTGGGGCTTGTCCTGTTAGGCGTCCCTATATCAGTCATTGGGTCATTATTGCATTGGCCGAGTGTGATCATGTTCATCGTATATTGCTTAACCATCGTCGCGCTAGCAGGATTCATGGGCCGTGCGACTGAAAGCTTAGCGATCGTTATGGGACCAAGGATAGGCGGTCTCTTGAATGCAACCTTTGGAAATGCAGTGGAATTGATCATATCCATCTTTTCATTAAAGGCGGGGCTTGTTGGGGTCGTGTTGGCTTCTTTGACTGGTTCCGTATTAGGAAACTTATTGTTGGTGGCAGGACTTTCATTCTTTGTCGGAGGGACTAAATACAAAAGGCAGAAATTTAATGTATTCGATGCGAGGCATAATGCCGGTCTATTGATTTTTGCAGTTATTGTAGCCTTCGTCATACCGGAAGTATTCACACAAGACATGAGTGAATCACGTACGATGTCGTTAAGTGTAGGAATTTCCATTATATTGATCTTATTATATCTTGCTGCATTATTCTTTAAATTGGTTACTCACCGCGGGGTATATCAGCATACGGAGAAACCTGAGGAACATGAAGAGGAAGTACCGGAGTGGAGCAAGAAAAAGGCAATTATAATACTTGCTGTCGCTACATTGGCCGTTGCGTATGTATCGGAGAAACTTGTTCATACGTTCAGCGAAGTGGGGGAAACCTTCGGATGGTCGGAGTTATTCATCGGTGTCATTATCGTTGCAATCGTGGGTAATGCGGCAGAGCATGCGTCCGCCGTCATAATGGCCTATAAAAACAAAATGGATGTCGCAGTGGAGATTGCCGTAGGTTCCACGCTTCAAGTAGCGATGTTCGTAGCTCCTGTACTAGTGCTTATTTCATTAATGTATCCAACGCATATGCCGCTTGTTTTCACAATGCCAGAACTGATATCAATGGTTACAGCAGTCTTTCTGATGATCATGATTTCGAATGACGGGGAAACGAACTGGTTTGAAGGCCTTACCTTATTGGCCGCTTACTTCATTATGGGAATTGGATTTTACTTATTATAA
- the yfkAB gene encoding radical SAM/CxCxxxxC motif protein YfkAB, with protein sequence MIKQDLLTPITPKYDPWEAYMDVEQYGKLSLTNVEFTTTTLCNMRCEHCAVGYTLQPKDPDALPLELLIQRLDEIPLLRSLSITGGEPMLSRKQVKNYVLPLLKYARSRGVRTQINSNLTLDLERYEEIIPYLDVLHISHNWGTIDEFIDIGFAMMDRKPSREQRKKLFDKMIENSRALTKAGVLVSAETMLNKRTLPHLEHIHRQIVDEMGCQRHEIHPMYPSDFASALETLSLDKMREAIHHLLDIRDENVWMLFGTLPFYPCNNNKEDIKLLQRLYGSHKVTVRNDPDGRSRLNINIFTGEVIVTDFGDAPTLGNIKDQPLTESYETWMNSKLANELNCHCPAVKCLGPNVLVKNAYYPKEDFRIRKSTI encoded by the coding sequence ATAATCAAGCAAGATCTTTTAACACCAATTACACCCAAGTATGACCCTTGGGAAGCATATATGGACGTTGAACAATATGGAAAACTCAGCCTTACCAATGTGGAGTTCACCACAACCACCCTTTGCAATATGCGTTGTGAGCATTGTGCCGTCGGTTACACACTCCAGCCCAAGGACCCGGATGCACTGCCACTGGAATTACTGATTCAGCGCCTCGATGAGATCCCTTTGCTTCGCTCGCTCAGCATCACTGGCGGGGAGCCGATGCTTTCAAGAAAACAAGTGAAGAATTATGTTTTGCCTCTATTGAAATATGCCCGTAGCCGCGGGGTCCGGACACAAATCAATTCCAATTTGACCCTTGACCTGGAACGGTATGAGGAAATCATTCCTTATTTGGATGTTCTGCACATTTCCCATAACTGGGGAACAATCGATGAATTCATTGATATCGGCTTTGCCATGATGGACCGAAAACCATCTCGGGAACAGCGAAAGAAATTATTTGATAAAATGATTGAAAATTCCCGTGCCCTGACAAAAGCTGGTGTGCTGGTATCTGCAGAAACGATGCTCAATAAACGGACATTGCCTCATCTTGAGCATATTCACAGGCAGATCGTCGATGAAATGGGATGTCAAAGGCATGAAATTCATCCCATGTATCCAAGCGATTTCGCTTCGGCACTTGAAACTTTATCACTGGACAAAATGCGTGAAGCGATTCATCATTTGCTTGATATCCGTGATGAAAATGTTTGGATGCTTTTCGGTACCCTGCCATTTTATCCTTGCAATAACAATAAAGAGGATATAAAGCTGCTTCAACGCCTTTATGGTTCACATAAAGTGACTGTTCGTAATGACCCTGATGGACGTTCCCGGTTGAACATCAATATTTTCACAGGGGAAGTGATCGTGACCGATTTCGGGGACGCACCTACATTAGGGAATATCAAAGACCAGCCCTTGACCGAATCCTATGAAACATGGATGAATTCGAAACTGGCCAATGAATTGAATTGCCACTGCCCGGCAGTCAAATGTCTAGGCCCGAATGTTCTCGTCAAAAATGCATACTACCCGAAGGAGGACTTCAGGATCAGGAAGTCAACCATATGA